Proteins from a genomic interval of Nostoc sp. TCL240-02:
- the hypF gene encoding carbamoyltransferase HypF, which translates to MATEEIRVRGTVQGVGFRPTVYRLAKACGLRGDVCNDGEGVLIRVSGSEEALTEFVTRLQTECPPLAKINKLTRTPYEGEFKFDNFVISTSVSNAINTEITPDAATCPQCQQEIFDPFSRFYRYPFTNCTHCGPRLSIIRAIPYDRYNTSMSAFVICPKCAKEYYDVENRRFHAQPVACHVCGPSAWLERADGKSVTASMFSMLDDVDAVCTLLQKGEIVAIKGLSGIHLACDATQETAVQKLRQHKKRYHKPFALMARDIEIIEQYCTVNAKEKELLTSSAAPIVLLQAIGKKIVAPSVASGQNTLGFMLPYTPLHHLILRRMNRPIVLTSGNLADEPQCIDNDEAREKLGAIADYFIFHNREIINRVDDSVVRVISDKTQTIRRARGYAPASISLPAGFHDVPQILAMGSELKNTFCLLREGEAILSQHLGDLENVAAFNAYQETLNLYLNLFEHKPEVIAIDKHPEYLSSKLGKELADTNQIPIHQIQHHHAHIAACMAENGIPLDSPPVLGIALDGLGYGDNGTLWGGEFLVADYRKFQRLATFKAVAMIGGEQATYQPWRNTYAQLIAANLWDDCQKQYADLEIVKFLNKKPLKLLNQLMEKKINSPPASSVGRLFDAVAAAIGIYRDECSYEGQAAIALEAIVDVSSLNNDKETPIYSFSFSFSDSIYCIDPRPMWQALLKDLQQQIPQPVIAAKFHKGLANAIVEIVKHLSQKNLINQVALTGGVFQNCILLEQVTKRLQTLGIKVLTHSLVPANDGGLSLGQAVIAAAQLIHEC; encoded by the coding sequence ATGGCGACTGAAGAAATTAGAGTTCGCGGTACTGTTCAGGGAGTAGGATTTCGCCCTACCGTATATCGTCTGGCTAAAGCTTGCGGTTTGCGCGGAGATGTTTGTAATGATGGTGAAGGTGTATTAATTCGGGTATCTGGTAGTGAGGAAGCATTAACAGAATTTGTTACCAGATTGCAAACAGAATGTCCACCACTAGCAAAAATTAACAAACTAACTAGAACTCCTTATGAAGGCGAATTTAAATTTGATAATTTTGTGATTTCTACTAGTGTTAGTAATGCCATTAACACAGAAATTACTCCTGATGCAGCCACTTGTCCCCAGTGTCAACAAGAAATATTTGACCCTTTCAGCCGCTTTTATCGCTACCCCTTTACTAATTGCACTCATTGCGGCCCCCGCTTGAGTATTATTCGTGCCATTCCTTATGACAGATACAATACCAGTATGTCTGCGTTTGTGATATGTCCCAAATGTGCAAAGGAATACTATGATGTCGAAAACCGCCGTTTTCACGCCCAACCTGTAGCTTGCCATGTTTGCGGCCCTTCAGCTTGGTTAGAACGTGCTGATGGTAAATCGGTTACTGCTTCCATGTTTTCCATGCTAGATGATGTGGATGCCGTTTGTACTTTGTTGCAAAAAGGCGAGATTGTCGCAATTAAAGGGTTAAGTGGTATTCATCTGGCTTGCGATGCAACTCAAGAAACTGCTGTACAAAAACTCCGTCAGCATAAAAAGCGCTATCACAAACCATTTGCTTTAATGGCGCGAGATATTGAGATAATTGAACAATATTGTACTGTCAACGCTAAAGAAAAAGAATTATTGACAAGTTCTGCTGCACCAATTGTTTTATTACAAGCAATAGGTAAAAAAATAGTAGCACCATCGGTAGCATCCGGGCAAAATACCCTTGGTTTTATGTTACCTTATACGCCCTTACATCATTTAATTTTGCGGCGAATGAATCGCCCAATTGTTTTAACAAGTGGTAATCTTGCTGATGAACCACAATGTATTGATAATGATGAAGCAAGAGAAAAATTAGGGGCAATTGCTGATTATTTTATCTTTCACAATCGAGAGATTATTAATCGAGTAGATGATTCAGTAGTAAGAGTTATCAGCGATAAAACCCAAACAATTCGCCGTGCCAGAGGATATGCACCAGCATCAATTAGTTTACCGGCGGGATTTCACGATGTACCGCAAATTTTAGCAATGGGTAGTGAATTAAAAAATACCTTTTGTTTATTGCGTGAAGGAGAAGCGATTCTATCTCAACATCTGGGAGATTTAGAAAATGTTGCGGCTTTCAATGCTTACCAAGAGACTTTAAATTTATACTTAAATTTATTTGAACATAAACCAGAAGTAATTGCCATTGATAAACATCCTGAATATCTTTCAAGCAAACTTGGGAAAGAACTAGCAGATACAAATCAAATTCCAATTCATCAAATCCAACATCATCACGCCCATATTGCTGCTTGTATGGCAGAAAATGGAATTCCTTTAGATTCACCTCCAGTATTAGGTATTGCTTTAGATGGTTTAGGTTACGGTGATAATGGCACACTCTGGGGTGGAGAATTTCTTGTAGCAGATTATCGAAAGTTTCAGCGACTAGCAACATTTAAAGCAGTAGCAATGATTGGTGGTGAACAGGCAACTTATCAGCCTTGGCGTAATACCTACGCCCAATTAATAGCTGCTAATCTTTGGGATGATTGCCAAAAACAGTATGCTGATTTAGAAATCGTAAAATTTCTGAATAAAAAACCACTAAAACTACTCAATCAACTTATGGAGAAGAAAATTAACTCACCTCCAGCATCTTCTGTGGGGCGGTTGTTCGATGCAGTGGCGGCGGCTATCGGTATTTATAGAGATGAATGTAGCTATGAAGGACAAGCTGCGATCGCACTTGAAGCTATAGTAGATGTTAGCAGCTTAAATAATGATAAAGAAACGCCAATATACTCTTTTAGTTTTAGCTTTTCAGATAGTATTTATTGTATAGACCCGCGTCCAATGTGGCAAGCCTTGCTCAAGGACTTACAGCAGCAGATTCCACAGCCAGTTATAGCTGCAAAATTTCACAAAGGTTTAGCTAATGCGATTGTGGAAATAGTTAAGCATCTTTCCCAAAAAAATCTGATTAATCAGGTAGCTTTAACAGGAGGAGTATTTCAAAATTGTATATTGTTAGAGCAAGTTACCAAACGATTACAAACATTGGGAATAAAAGTACTGACTCACAGCTTAGTTCCAGCTAATGACGGCGGTTTATCTTTAGGACAAGCAGTGATTGCAGCCGCACAATTAATACATGAGTGTTGA
- a CDS encoding NifU family protein, giving the protein MPNLEELVQEINRFEAIISEWDESQRCVAVGLKRAIEALHKAALTSLIKSLKEESMPALRHAVADEIVYAVLLYHELVKPPKPPLSQRIQTALEEVRPGLKSHNGDVELVAIKPPDTVEVRLIGTCSSCPTSNLTLSQGVEQAIKNHCPEIIKVVAVNNSSTVNNANSSLISPFSAKITCTWMKVATLDEVPEFSVVTVQLAGTSLILHRQGTTVKCYRNACSHLGSPLEKGKIEDGIITCPSHGFQYKLETGECLTAPDISLQSYPVKIKGDKVFVKMQK; this is encoded by the coding sequence ATGCCCAATCTTGAAGAATTAGTTCAGGAAATTAATCGTTTTGAGGCAATTATATCCGAGTGGGATGAAAGCCAACGGTGTGTAGCAGTGGGTTTAAAAAGAGCAATAGAAGCTTTGCATAAAGCTGCATTGACTAGCTTGATTAAAAGTCTGAAAGAAGAATCAATGCCAGCTTTGCGCCATGCAGTTGCAGATGAAATAGTCTATGCAGTGCTACTGTATCACGAACTAGTTAAACCACCAAAACCTCCGCTTTCACAACGCATTCAGACAGCGCTTGAAGAAGTTCGCCCAGGCTTAAAAAGCCATAACGGTGATGTAGAATTAGTGGCAATTAAACCACCAGATACAGTAGAAGTTAGATTAATCGGAACTTGCAGCAGTTGTCCGACTTCTAATTTAACTTTATCTCAGGGAGTAGAACAAGCAATAAAAAACCATTGCCCCGAAATTATCAAAGTAGTGGCAGTTAATAACAGTTCTACTGTTAACAATGCTAATTCTAGTTTAATCAGTCCATTCTCTGCAAAAATAACTTGTACTTGGATGAAAGTAGCGACCCTTGATGAAGTTCCTGAATTTAGTGTAGTGACAGTACAACTTGCTGGTACTTCACTAATTTTACATCGTCAAGGTACTACAGTAAAATGCTACCGGAATGCTTGCAGTCATCTAGGATCTCCCTTAGAAAAGGGTAAAATTGAAGATGGTATTATTACCTGTCCTTCCCACGGATTCCAGTACAAATTAGAGACAGGTGAATGCTTAACTGCGCCTGATATTTCGCTTCAGTCATACCCAGTCAAGATTAAAGGCGATAAGGTTTTTGTGAAAATGCAAAAATGA
- a CDS encoding DUF2887 domain-containing protein, protein MKTDSIFYRIFQSIPSTFFELINQLPQLASAYQY, encoded by the coding sequence TTGAAAACAGACAGTATCTTTTATCGAATCTTTCAGAGTATCCCCAGTACTTTTTTTGAACTGATTAACCAACTACCTCAATTAGCTAGTGCTTACCAATA